The Deinococcus fonticola genomic sequence GCGGGCCTTGCTCTGCACGTACACGCGGGAAGCCTCGTCGCTGGAGGCCAGCACACTGACCAGCCGGGGCTGGAAGGCGTTGCCGGATTCTCCCCAGGCAGCCAGGTTGGTTCGCACCTGCTCCATGACCTTCTCGGCCAGGCGTTTTCCGGTCAGGGCTTGCGCTTCCGTCATCAGTGCTTGAAGTGCCGTGAACCGGTGAACACCATGCTGAGGCCCAGTTCGTTGCAGGCGGCGATCACTTCCGGGTCGCGTTTGGCTCCGCCCGGCTGCAGAATGGCGCGCACGCCCTGACTGGCGGCCAGGCGCACCACGTCGTCGAAGGGGAAGAACGCTTCGCTGGCCAGCACGGCGCCCTGGGCATTGTCGCCGGCGTTGGTCATGGCGCGTTCGGCGGCCCAGATGCGGCTGACGGCCCCCGCGCCCAGGCCCACGGTCACGCCGTTCTTGACCAGGGCAATGGCGTTGCTGCGGGCACCCTTCACCACGCCCCACGCGAAGCGCAGATCCGCCCACTCCTGCTCGCTGGGTTGCCGGGTGGTCACGACTTCGGGGCACAGGTCGCTCCACGGGCGCGTGTCGCGTTCCTGCACGGCGAACCCGCCCACCAGGGGCCGCACGTCCAGCACACTCAGGTTCGTTTGCGGCCCGGCGATCAGGACGCGCAGGTCAGGCTTCTTCTCCGCGAACCACTCCACGGCGTCCGGCGTGACCTGCGGGGCAATCAGGACTTCCAGGAAGGTGCCGCGCATGGCCTGTGCGGCATTCAAGTCCACGGCGCGGCTCACCGCCACCACACCACCAAACACGCTGAGGGTGTCGGCATCACGGGCGCGTTCCCAGGCCGCCCGCACGTCCTCCGCGACCGCCACGCCGCAGGGGTTGGCATGCTTTACGGCCACGCACACCGCGCCTTCTTCCTGCGCTGCCAGTTCCTGACAGAGGTTCCAGGCGGCGTCGGCATCGGCGTAATTGTTGAAACTCATAGGTTTTCCGGCCACCACCTGCGCGTCGATGACTGGCCCGTGAGCCTGGCCCCAGCGGTAAATGGCGCCGGGCTGGTGCGGGTTCTCGCCGTAACGCACCTCCGCCGT encodes the following:
- the purH gene encoding bifunctional phosphoribosylaminoimidazolecarboxamide formyltransferase/IMP cyclohydrolase, translating into MTKRALISVSDKTGVVEFAAQLQQRGWELLSTGGTFAAISSAGIPVQQVSDVTGFPEMMDGRVKTLHPAVHGGILARRGTAHMDELRAQKFGTIDLVCVNLYPFRETVARGAPDGDVIENIDIGGPAMIRSAAKNHEGVLVLVDPADYAVALQQEVSPAERRRLAAKAYRHTSEYDAAITAYLEGTSDELPTKLPQHLTLNLSKTAEVRYGENPHQPGAIYRWGQAHGPVIDAQVVAGKPMSFNNYADADAAWNLCQELAAQEEGAVCVAVKHANPCGVAVAEDVRAAWERARDADTLSVFGGVVAVSRAVDLNAAQAMRGTFLEVLIAPQVTPDAVEWFAEKKPDLRVLIAGPQTNLSVLDVRPLVGGFAVQERDTRPWSDLCPEVVTTRQPSEQEWADLRFAWGVVKGARSNAIALVKNGVTVGLGAGAVSRIWAAERAMTNAGDNAQGAVLASEAFFPFDDVVRLAASQGVRAILQPGGAKRDPEVIAACNELGLSMVFTGSRHFKH